CGAACCTCTGCATCCTGAGACGGAATGCCCAGGTAATTAATAACATTCTGTGCGATATCCCGAAACACCGGTGTGGCGATCTCGCCTCCATAAAACGCGCCTTGCGCTTCATCCAGAACAACGACAATGCCTATCTGGGGATCGGGGAGAGGGAAAAAACCGGCGAAGGACGAAACAAATCGATCCGCCATATAAAGGCCGTCCGGTCCGATTTTCTGTCCGGTGCCTGTCTTTCCTCCGATCCGGTATCCGGGAATGACCGCCCTTTTACCGGTTCCCTCTTCTGCGGCCTTCTCCATCATGTGCAATACGAGCCACGCTGTATCGGCGCTGATCACCCGGCCAGCCGGCGCTGGGAGATGTTCCCTGACCGGTTCACCATCCAGGGTTTGCACCCGCTGGACAATCCGGGGATGCATCAATACCCCTTGGTTTGCGATCGCCGAAAGGGATTTTAACAGCTGAAGAGGCGTTACCAACATTTCCTGCCCGATGGGAACAGCACCGATCGAAAGGGCTGACCATTCCCGAAAAGGGCGCAACAGCCCACTTTCCTCTCCCTCGAGAGGAAGCTTGGTAGGTTCGCCGATTCCAAAATCTTTGAGATAGCGAAAGAGACGTTCTTCTCCCAACCGTTGCGCCAGTTGTATGACCCCGACATTGCACGAGTCGGCGATAATCTCCTCCAGTTTCAGATCGCCATGGGCATTGATATCCCGCATTCGATGATTATACACCATTATATGGCCCGGACAATAAAACGCTTCTTGAGGGTGAGTCAGTTTTTCTTCAAGGCTGGCGGCCACCACCAGCGGTTTGACCGTCGAACCCGGTTCGAAAACCATCCCGATGGCCAAATTTCTCCACTTATCGGGATCGTAGGCCCAGAAATGACTGTTGTCGAAGGTAGGCCGGGCCACCATGGCCAGTATGTCACCGGAACGGGGATCGTTGACCACCACCACGCCCCTTTTGGCCTTAGTGCTCTCCATAGCCTGATCCAGCGCGCGTTCAGCGAAAAATTGGATTGAACTGTCTATAGTAAGAATAACGTCATTCCCCGGTTTCGGGTTTAAAAAGCCGGTACTACCGGGTATTTCCCGACCGGTTGCGTCACGCTCGTAGGTAACAAAGCCGACTTCCCCCGTCAATTCCTGGTCAAAAGTAAATTCGACTCCTTCCAACCCCCGATGGTCAGTCCCGACAAAACCGACGAGATTACTCAAGCGGGGCGCTTGTGGATAAAAGCGAATATTCTCTCTCCGCCACTCAATACCCGGTAAATTCTCCTTCCGCAATACTTCTTCCAAATAGAGCGGGACCTTCCTTTGTATCCAAACGAAACTGAGCGGGCTTTTCAGACGGACAAACAACTCTTCTTGATCCATAGTGAGGATGCGAGCCAAATGTTTGGCGGTTTCTTCAGGGTTGACAATCAGAGAAGGAAGGGCATAGACTGAAATAGCCTCGAAATCCCTGGCAATGGCTTCATTGTGCCGGTCGAGTATTTTACCCCGTGGAGGAACGAGGTCTTCGACCCGCATTCTGATCAGGTTTGCCCGTTGCCGGTAGACGTCACCATAGGTGATCTGCACGGTATACAAACGAAACCCGATGTAAAACAAGAACGTGAAGAGGAGGAAGACCAGAAAATTTGTCCGGTGGACAAATTTTCTCGAATTCATTGCTGCAATACTCGATCAGCAATATTGGCTGCGATATGCTGTTCCGGTTCCTGTCTTTCCGCTTGAAGCGTGCTTCCGGAAGCTAGATATATGGTTTCTGTTGGTTGAACCATGCCCAACCGGTTTGTGGCAATTTCCCCGATCCGATCCAGAGAGGCCGCCTGGGCGATAGCCACCTCCAATCGGTTCCGCTCAGCCAAAAGACTTTCCACGCGTCCCCTTTTCATATCCAAAAGAAATGACCGGTTGACAAGTTGAGCCTGAACCGCCAAATAGGCCAAAGACATACACAGAACGAACATTAGAAATAGAATCTGATACACTCTGGTCACGGTTTCTCCCCCTCTGGTACCGGTGCCTTCCGGGCCACCCGCAAGCGGGCACTCCGGCTCCGGGGATTTTCCTTGATTTCATTGTTTCCGGTTAGAATCGGCTTTTTGGTTTCGACAACCAAACGGCTGTCCCCCCGAAAAAAAGTTTTTACCTGACGATCCTCTAATGAATGGTAGCTCAGGATAACGATCTTCCCTCCCGGCTCGAGTAAAGCAGGGACCTTTTCCAAGGCGTTCCTCAGTTCTTCCAGTTCATGATTGACGAAAATACGGATCGCCTGGAAACTCCGGGTGGCCGGATCGATTTTTCCTCGCGACCATCCCAGTGCCCGGCGGATAATTCCGGCCAATTCCCCAGTGGTTTCCACCGGCTTTTTTTCCCGGTAACGCACTATAGAACGGGCAATCCGGCGTGATTTTCTTTCCTCTCCATACCGGTATAGAATGTCTGCCAATTCTCGTTCCGGAA
The DNA window shown above is from Atribacteraceae bacterium and carries:
- a CDS encoding penicillin-binding protein 2, with product MNSRKFVHRTNFLVFLLFTFLFYIGFRLYTVQITYGDVYRQRANLIRMRVEDLVPPRGKILDRHNEAIARDFEAISVYALPSLIVNPEETAKHLARILTMDQEELFVRLKSPLSFVWIQRKVPLYLEEVLRKENLPGIEWRRENIRFYPQAPRLSNLVGFVGTDHRGLEGVEFTFDQELTGEVGFVTYERDATGREIPGSTGFLNPKPGNDVILTIDSSIQFFAERALDQAMESTKAKRGVVVVNDPRSGDILAMVARPTFDNSHFWAYDPDKWRNLAIGMVFEPGSTVKPLVVAASLEEKLTHPQEAFYCPGHIMVYNHRMRDINAHGDLKLEEIIADSCNVGVIQLAQRLGEERLFRYLKDFGIGEPTKLPLEGEESGLLRPFREWSALSIGAVPIGQEMLVTPLQLLKSLSAIANQGVLMHPRIVQRVQTLDGEPVREHLPAPAGRVISADTAWLVLHMMEKAAEEGTGKRAVIPGYRIGGKTGTGQKIGPDGLYMADRFVSSFAGFFPLPDPQIGIVVVLDEAQGAFYGGEIATPVFRDIAQNVINYLGIPSQDAEVRIY
- the rsmH gene encoding 16S rRNA (cytosine(1402)-N(4))-methyltransferase RsmH → MNKYRFHRPVMTGEVCRCLAHRSDGIYVDCTVGGGGHARALFLVLSGKARLVGIDRDPDALDAARGWLDPFRSRLTLIQGSFSDIDRILDSLQITQVSGILCDLGVSSRQLDTPHRGFSFREDGPLDMRMDPGQTLSAGQVINTFPERELADILYRYGEERKSRRIARSIVRYREKKPVETTGELAGIIRRALGWSRGKIDPATRSFQAIRIFVNHELEELRNALEKVPALLEPGGKIVILSYHSLEDRQVKTFFRGDSRLVVETKKPILTGNNEIKENPRSRSARLRVARKAPVPEGEKP